A region from the Aphis gossypii isolate Hap1 chromosome 1, ASM2018417v2, whole genome shotgun sequence genome encodes:
- the LOC126549238 gene encoding uncharacterized protein LOC126549238, giving the protein MAVGSGLVNTGVICYINSTLQMSREGEEHLAGRDSRWRPSRGHMRSSLEDLVWQTTSQLDILRQTRATLIGLGAEFPPDAPQGLSVQQIGDVDTAELPADPRLWVAYERGWREHAKAAPASAPAPTDRRPIPGPVRHTQRTVRKATTAKPQPRPARAAQGTALASDEKLIQTTCLFMCTQIN; this is encoded by the exons ATGGCAGTTGGATCTGGATTAGTCAATACTGGTGTGATATGTTACATCAATTCTACACTACAA ATGTCACGCGAAGGTGAGGAGCATCTGGCGGGCCGGGACAGCCGGTGGCGGCCGAGCCGAGGCCACATGCGGTCGAGTCTGGAGGACTTGGTGTGGCAGACCACCTCCCAACTCGACATCTTGCGGCAGACCAGGGCGACGCTGATCGGGCTGGGAGCAGAGTTCCCTCCGGACGCACCGCAGGGACTTTCGGTCCAGCAGATCGGCGACGTAGACACGGCGGAGCTACCGGCCGATCCTCGTCTGTGGGTGGCGTATGAGCGCGGGTGGCGCGAGCACGCTAAGGCTGCACCGGCGAGTGCACCGGCACCGACGGACCGTCGGCCCATACCGGGGCCAGTCCGCCACACACAGCGGACGGTCCGGAAGGCGACCACGGCGAAGCCACAACCGCGGCCGGCACGCGCAGCACAGGGAACAGCGCTGGCCagtgatgaaaaattaatacagacAACCTGCTTGTTCATGTGTACACAAATTAATTGA